The stretch of DNA AGCTCGGGACCGTACACGTGCAGCGTGAGCGCGGGCGCGTCGGCGGACGCGTTCCCGTAGACGTGGTGCTCGAACGGAGGGAAGATCGCGCCGGTGTCCCCGATGCGCGTCAGCTCGCGCGCCTGCGGCTCGAATCGCCACGAGCCGTCGCGCGAGTCGAGCACGCGATACGGCTCGGAGAACGTCGCCCCCGAGAGCACCCCCTCGACGCACCAGGAGCCGTCGTGGTCGTGCACGGGCGCGAACTGCCCCGGCCCCCATGCCATCGCCACGATCGAGAACCGGCCCTCGGGATCCCGGTGGATGAGGCGGCGCGCGTAGCGATCGGGGAAGGCGCGCGAGGCGGACGGCGGCAGGGTGACCCGCGCACCGGCGATGCGGGCGGCGAGCGCCTCGCGCACCGCGGAGGCGATGGCGGCGGGATCGCCGGCGTCGAGACATCGCCCGACGGCTTCGGCGAATCCGGACAGCGGGTTCGGGGCCGGTTCCGGCATGACGCCGGAACGTACACGGAGGAACGGCTCCGGGGAAGTCGAAAAGTGGTCGAAGGTCGGGTTCCGGGACCGCCGCGCGGGGCTCTCTTATACTGCTCGGCCGGCCCCACCCGAAGCTCGATCCGGGGCCGCCGCGCTCAGGGGGAACCACGGTGCCGAAACCGCTCCACACGATCCAGCCCGCCCGCCTTCGCCCGGGGACCACGCGCGACACGCTCCCCGCGCCGCGCCCTTCCGACCTCGCCGGCACGCAGGCGGGCCACGTCCTCCGCGGGACGGCGCTCATCTTCTGGGACCCGAAGCGCCCCGGGAGAAAGCTCGACGCGATCGACACCGACCAGATCACTCCGGCCGCCGACTGCGTGTCGGAGAGCCTCGAGACTCTCGACGAACGCTGGAAGGCCGGATCGTTCCGGCACCTCATGCCCGACTTCCGCAAGCGCGTGCACGCCGGCCAGACGTTCGTGATCGCGGGGGAGCGCTTCGCCATCGGCTCCTCGCGCGAGATGAGCCCCGCGGGGCTCAAGGGGGTCGCCGAGGAGGCCGGCCTCGAACTGGTGATCGTCTGCTCCCACAACATGGGAGACATCTTTCGGCG from Candidatus Polarisedimenticolaceae bacterium encodes:
- a CDS encoding cysteine dioxygenase family protein gives rise to the protein MPEPAPNPLSGFAEAVGRCLDAGDPAAIASAVREALAARIAGARVTLPPSASRAFPDRYARRLIHRDPEGRFSIVAMAWGPGQFAPVHDHDGSWCVEGVLSGATFSEPYRVLDSRDGSWRFEPQARELTRIGDTGAIFPPFEHHVYGNASADAPALTLHVYGPELLKCACYTREADGTWSRRERTLCYDPW